CCATGAAATTGCCAAAAACAAAACTCGAGATGATCCCTAACGTGAAACATCAAGTCATCACGAAAGCTGCTCCTGTTTTCAATCAGTTGTGCCGCACCTTCATGGAAGAAGGCTAAACCAAGAAAAGACAGAAGGACGGGCATCTCCAGCCCCCTTCTGTCTTTTTACGATTGGACTAGCTCTTCATCCGTGGGTCGAGTGCATCGCGCAAGCCGTCCCCAATTAAGTTAAAGCCGAGAACTGTCAGCATGATAGAGAGCCCTGGAAAAATAACAGTCCATGGTGCTTTCTGAATGTACTGTCGTGAATCAGCGAGCATTTTTCCCCATTCCGGTTCTGGCGCTTGTGCTCCCAGTCCGAGAAAGCCAAGTGCTGCTGCTTCGATAATCGCTGTGGCGATCCCCATCGTCCCGGTCACAATGATTGGCGCAAGGCTGTTCGGCAAAATATGCTGCATGATAATCCGGGAATTTTTCATCCCAATTGCCCGTGCGGCCATGACGAATTCTTCTTCCTTCAAGCTCAATACACGGGCGCGCACTAACCGTCCGAATGTCGGAATGTTAATAATCGCAATTGCAATCAAGGCGTTTTGCAAAGAAGGCCCCAAGATGGCAACAACGGCAATCGCCAAAAGAATACTTGGAAAGGCAAGCATAATATCAAAGAGACGCGAAATGATCGTATCAATCCATCTGCCATAATATCCTGCCAACAGCCCGAGCAAGGTCCCTGCGAGAACGGAGCCAATGACAGAGAACGTCCCTACCCACAAGGAGATTTGAGCCCCATAAATAACGCGACTAAACACATCGCGACCATTGTAATCTGTTCCAAACCAATGTTCTTCGGAAGGCGGCTTGTTTTTCATCACGAGCTGGCCTTCGTCGTACGGATACGGAGCAATCCATGGAGCTAAAACCGCCACAACAATGAAAAACAAAATAATCCCGAAGCCCACCAGCGCCAGCTTGTTTTTTCGTAGCGTCCTCCATGCATCCTTCCAAGGAGAGACTACTTCTTCTTGCTTCACTTTTAAAGGTACTACCTGATCTCGTGGTTGTAATTGTGATTGTGCCATGTCTCTTCGTCCCTCCTTAGCGATATTTGATGCGTGGATCGATATAGGCGTACAGAAGGTCGACCAAGAGATTGATCAGGACGAAAATCGTCGCGATCACAAGGATACCGGATTGGATAACCGGATAGTCACGGTTTCCAATGGCGGTCACAATATAACGACCGACACCTGGCCATCCGAAGATTGTCTCTGTCAAAACGGCTCCACCCAGCAGCAACCCTGTTTGCAAACCAATTACCGTCAAGACAGGGATCATCGCATTTTTCAGCGCATGCTTGTACACGACCCAGAACTGTGTCAGTCCTTTTGCACGAGCGGTTCTGACATAGTCGGCACGCATGACTTCCAGCATGCTTGAACGAGTGATGCGCGCAATGATCGCCATTGGGATCGTACCTAACGCGATTCCCGGCAGGATCAAATGCTTGATGACTTCCCATAGCTGATCCCACTGACCAGCAATCATCGTATCCAGTATATAAAAGTGCGTAATGGCCTCTACGGGATTACGCGAATTGTCGCGACCAACTGATGGCAGCCATTTCAGTTCTTGGGCAAACACCCACTGCTCCATCAAACCTAGCCAAAAAATTGGCATGGATACACCAACCAAGGCGATCAACATCGCACTGTAGTCAAACCAGGAATTTTGCTTCCACGCAGAAAGAATCCCTGCATTTACACCGATAAACACCGCAATCAGCATACTCACAATCGTAAGTTCAGTCGTCGCCGCCAAATAAGGTATGATTTCATCTGAAATCGGCGCATTCGTTTGCAATGATTCCCCAAGATTTCCGCTCAAAATATCTTTCATATAATCGAAATACTGTATGTACCACGGATTATTCAATCCCAATGCTTCTCGTATGTCTGCAATCGCTTGTGGTGTTGCCTTTTCTCCCAAAATCGTCAAAGCCGGATCACCAGGGATGGCACGAATAATGGAAAAAACGATGATTGACATGCCCACTAAGACAGGAATGAGCATTAAAATTCTTCGAATGCTGTAAGCTAGCAATGCCATCTCCTCGCCTTCCTGCATAAAATAATCGCTTAATAATGAAAGGAGGGTAAGAAGAGGTATGCACTCCTCTTACCCTTTTACTATGAATCAGCTTACTTGATATCTACCTTTTCCAAACTTTCAGTCCCTTTTGGATGCGGGTTGTAATCTACGATATTCGCTTTTCCTGCCAATGCTGGTGTAGAGTGTGCCAGCGGAACCATTGGCACGTCTTTGAAAATGATCTCTTGTACTTGTTTGTACAGTTTTTCACGCTCTGCTTGCACTGGAGTGGATTGAGCTTTCATCATCAATTGAGAAGCTTCGTCGTTTGCCCAGCGTGTATAGTTGTTGCTGCCAATGCTGTTTTTGTCGAGCAAGACAGCCAAGAAGTTGTCAGGGTCGCCATTGTCACCTGTCCAACCAAGCATGAACATTTCTTGCTCACCCAAACGAGTCTTTTCCAAGTACGTTGCCCATTCCATCGTCACGATCTCAGCATCAATCCCGATTTTCTTCATGTCTTGCTGGATTGCTTCTGCAATCTTCACACCTTCAGGCATGTATGGACGCGGTACTGGCATTGCCCAGAATTTGATTTTGAAACCGTTTGGATGTCCTGCTTCTGCAAGCAATTGTTTTGCTTTATCGAGGTTGAACTCACGATCTTTAATATCGTTGTTATGTCCCCACATGGTCTTTGGCATTGGGTTGACTGCTGGTTCTCCAACGCCATCGAAGAAGGCCGTTACGATTTCAGGTTTGTTAATTGCATAAGCAATGGCTTCACGAACTTTTGGATTGTCGAGTGGCTTCCTCTCTACGTTAAAGCCAATATAACCAATGTTATTAGTAGGACGGAGGAATAGTTGCAGCTCTTTGTTGTCTTTTACTGCTGGGATATCATCTGTGTTCAAACCATCCATCAAATCGATCTCACCTGATGCCAAAGCAGTCAGACGCGCCGTGTTTTCTGGAATGACCTTGAATACCAATTTATCCAATTTCGGGAACCCTTTGTTCCAGTAATCAGGGTTTTTCTCGAGAGTGATGGTGTCGTTGCGCTTCCACTCTACGAATTTGAAAGGCCCTGTACCGATTGGGTGCTCATTGAATTTCTTAACATCCTTCTTCAATGCTTCAGGAGAACCAATCGCGAAAGGAGACATCGCGAGGTTAGCAAGGAATGGAGCCAATGGACGAGTCAAGGTGAACTTTACAGTGGTAGGATCGACTGCTTCCACAGATTTGATAATGTGATTCGCGTCACCCTTGTATCCACCGAATTGGCTGATGTAATACTCGAAGCCCTCTGGTGAATGCTGTGGATGGCTCTTGTCGCTCCAGCGCTCAAAGTTGTATTTGACCGCCTCTGCATTGAAATCTGTACCGTCGTGGAACTTGACGCCAGATTTCAATGTCAGCGTATAAACAAGACCATCAGGAGATACTTCCCATTTATCAGCCAACGATGGAGCGAGCTCTGTTGAGCCGTCAGCGAAACCGATCAAAGTATCCATGATGTTCTCTGTTACTTTGAATGTCTCACCATCTGTTTGAGTGATTGGGTCAAGCCCCTTTGTGTCTGCACCGCGACCGACGATTAATTGCTTCGGTCCAGTTTTTGCAGGCTCAGTTGCAGGTGCCGGAGTTTCTGTCTTTGGTTGTTCTGCCGGCGTTTGTGTCGTAGAAGTGCTTGAGCATCCAGCAATCAGCATGGCCAGCGCCACTAGGCTGGTCATGGTTGCGGAGAGAACTCTCTTCTTCATGAAATCATCCCCCTTTTTCTAATAATGGTCGCATGTTCCTTTTTGGTAGATGGTCGATACAATACCTCCTGCTTTGCATCCCCCCTTTACAAGACTTCCTATTCGGCAGGCAGACTCCCTTTTGTCGATTAGGACTTGTATAAGTGACAAGCAACAAAGTGTCCGTCGCCTGCGTCCATAAATTCTGGTCGCACAGTACGGCACTCCTCTGTTACATGGGGACACCTCGTATGGAATGTACAGCCACTTGGAGGCTTTGCAGGGCTCGGCACATCTCCCTGGAGGATGACTCTTTCTCGTACCGCATCAGGGTCTGGCGAAGGTACCGCCGACAGCAGTGCTTTCGTATACGGATGGAGCGGATTGGAATACAATTGGCTACTCGTCGTCAGCTCGACAATTCTGCCAAGGTACATCACGCCTACCCGATCACTGATATGACGCACTACACTCAAATCGTGGGCAATGAACAAGTATGTAAGGCCGAATTCGCGTTGCAAATCCTGCATGAGATTGAGCACCTGCGACTGAATGGACACGTCCAGTGCAGACACAGGCTCATCCGCAACGATCAATTTGGGCTTGAGCATCAGCGCTCTCGCAATGCCGATCCGCTGCCTCTGTCCTCCGCTGAATTGATGCGGATAGCGACTCGCGTGATAGCTGCTCAGACCAACGATCTCCAGCATTTCCTGCACGCGCTTTTTTCGCTCTGCCGAAGAACCCAAACCATGTACAATCAAGGGCTCTTCCAAAATTTTCTCAATATTATGTCTAGGGTTGAGTGAAGCAAACGGGTCCTGAAAAACAATTTGCATGTCACGTCGCATCTTTCTCATCGCATCTGTGGAAAGCGACATGACATCTGTCCCGTCAAAGTTGATTTCACCGGAAGTAGGTTCAATCAGTCGCAGCAAGGAACGTCCAGTCGTGGACTTCCCACAGCCACTCTCACCTACCAGCCCCAAAGTTTCTCCACTCTTAACGGTAAACGATACATCATCTACCGCCTTTACTACACCTACTTCCCCTCCAAGAACACCGCCTGTGATTGGGTAGTATTTTTTCAAATTTTTTACGATCAGAAGATCTTCAGCCACCTGCATGCTCCTCTCGGGTTATTCGGACAGCCAGCAGCGGGAAAGGTGATTGTCCCCTACCATTTTTAATTCTGGCATCTCACTGCGGCATCGGTCTGATACTTTATCGCATCTAGGTGCAAAACGGCATCCGACAGTAAGCGAACCCGGAATCGGGACGTTGCCTGGAATTGAATAGAGACGCTCCTGTGATTCTTCCAGCTTCGGCAACGAATTCAACAAGCCGATCGTATAAGGATGCTTCGGATTTTTTAAGATCGTACGAACATCGCCTTGTTCAATCACGTTGCCTGCGTACATCACCACGACGCGGTGACACATTTCCGCAACGACCCCAAGATCGTGGGTAATGAGGAGAATGGCTGTGTCTGCTTCCCGGTTGAGTTGGCGCATCAGGTCCAAAATCTGCGCTTGAATCGTCACGTCGAGCGCGGTAGTAGGCTCGTCTGCAATTAGAAGCGCTGGATTGCAAGCCATTGCCATCGCAATCATGACGCGTTGTCGCATGCCCCCAGAAAGCTGGTGCGGGTATTCATCGACGATAGCTTCCGCTCGAGGAATTCCGACTTTTTTCAACATCTCAATGGCACGTGCTCTTGCGTCCTTTTTGCTCGCCTTCGTATGTAATCGGACTGATTCTCCTATCTGGTCTCCAATCGTAAACACCGGATTTAACGATGTCATCGGCTCCTGAAAGATCATCGCAATTTCATTTCCACGGATGTCTCTCATTCGCTTTTCGTCGACAGATACGAGATCCTCCCCCTTGAATTTAATCGAGCCTCCCACGATTCTCCCTGGGGGATTGGGTACTAGCTTCATAACGGAAAGGGAGGTAACGCTCTTTCCGCAGCCGGATTCGCCTACGATACCGACTACTTCTCCTTTTTGTACCGTGATCGTCACGCCATCAACGGCAGGGATTTGGCCGCGGTCCGTGAAAAAGTGCGTTTGCAGGTTTTCGATTTGTAGGACAGGATGTGACACGTGGCTCACCTCTCTCACCGATATATACTTCCAAAATAGACCTTTCAGTAGACATTATGACATTTATTCAATTTTTTCGCAACACAATAAATTCAAACTATTACCTCTTTACTGATTAAAAAGAAAATTTGACTCGCGTTTTAAAATTATGTAAAAGAATTATATGATAGCCCTTTCATTGTTGATGTAGCCTTACTTGCACTGTTTAAGCAGATTGAGTGAAGCATCTGTGGTCACATGCAAAAGACCCGCCTGTACGGGTCTTTTGTCACTGGGGCTTTCTGCACCCCTTCTTTTTGCGCATAAACCATTTTCACGGTTCAAAATAACTCCCTACCCAATCGACAAAACTCTGCGCCCCACTTTTAATGCTTCCACCCAAAGTCAAACCAATCCGACTGACGTAGTTGACCATTTCCTTCGGGTTGGCAGTCTGAACCTGCTTGCCCATTACCGCGATCTCCACTTGCCCTTGGTCCACTTTTTTGATGGAAAAGGTTTGCGCCTGCCCCTCAGGCACTCCACTCACCTTGGATATTCCACGCTCAGCCGTTTGCAATCCCAAAACTACCCCGACCAGCAAGATGATTAACAATCCAGTCAGCTTCATCGTCACGTTCATGCCCGTCACCTCTTTGCAGGCTCGTCAGAAACTGTTTTGCCTACTTTTTCAGCTTGCTGATAATAGGCTGCGAAAACATCAGCCAATGCTTCTGCCGTATTCTTGCTTTCCTGCACGCTGTTTTCCGTACCACCTATTTCTATTAACAGGCTTCCCGGGGAGAGGGACTGATTATACTCGCCATGATCCGTTTTTGCGCCTTTTTCCATCACGCCACGTGAAAGCTCTGGGTACATTTTTTCCATCAGCTCATGAAGCTCTGTTGCAAACGCCTCATTTTTTTCGTAGCTTTTGTTTCTTTTTCCGATGACGAACAATACTCTTCCATACGTTTTTCCTTTGATCGTGACCGTCGTACGATCTCGTGGCGCTGTGTCTCGATGCAGATCGAAGAAGTAGTACAGTTCCTTGTTTTTCTCCGTTGCGGCCTTGACCACTTGCAAAGATTCCGCGTAGGAGAAGGAGTAATGCATTTTTTTGTTCAACAGCTCCTGATAGATGTCATCGGTGCTCACGTCCGAACCAATTCCTTTGTCATTCAACGCTTCTGATAAATACTTGCTGATTAACGATATATTTCTTGTAGGATGATCGACGGAGGTTCCTACTGGCTTCGTCTCACTAAACCACGATTCCCGATTATGCGAGTTGTAGACGTAAACGATTTTTTTGCCGTTTGTGACTGAATTGGGCACTGGAGCTGGCTTTGTTTCGCCTGACTTCGTGGTATCCTCCGGCTTTGGCTCTACGATCGGAACTACTTGCGATTGATCCGCTACCTGTCTCGGATGGGCGGGATACTCCAAATAAAAATCTGCGAGAGAAGCTCCTTTTCCCTGTACGACAAACCTGGCATCCTCTGTCGTCACCATCCCTGGGAGCTCCCTGCCTAGCAAGCTACGCAAGTCTCCCGGCTGTATATTGGTTGCCAAGCGAAAGAGAAAACCCGTTACGCTATTTGTGCGATCATCAGCCTGTGCTTGCACCGTTTCGGACAAAACCGGAATTTCCTGCCCCATCCACCCCAAAATCGCCAGACTGGAAATATGAGAAGCGGCCTGTTGTATGGCGGAGGAAGAAATTGCGATTCGGTTCCCACCGAGCGAAAGCACTCCTGTCATGACAAACAGGAAGGCAGTTATAAAGGAAAGAACAACGAATTGGCGTTGAATGAGGGTCGCCATCTGTCTCACTCCTCTAGCTGTTGCATGGTTGCACGTCGGGAGAACTTCCCCTCGTGCTTGTCTATGCTTTAGCTTATGAGGCTCATAGAGACGATAGAACCCTTTTCTAGCTTTTCTCTCTCACTCTAGCTTTTCACGACTTAGTGGGTTAGTGGGTATACGAGCCGCTATTTTCTTCATTTACGGCACTGTGCAAGGCGCGATTCAAACCTGTTGCGATCACATTCGCCACGCCTTCAATAAAATCATCAATTTCTTTTGGAGTGACGACCAGATCCTGTCCCAGCGGTCGAAGGACCTCATGAATCAGTTGCCGTTTCTCTTCTTCCGGCAAGGAACCTACCAATCCCATAAATGTCTTTCGGGATTCCAAGTCAGGCAAATCCTCTTCCGTGTACGGTTCCTTACGCTCCGGCAGCGTACTCAATGCCAGTTTGTTAAACGCCCGCTTGCTCTCCACCATCGATTGTCCAAAATGCCCCAGCAAATACGTAATCGCATCATTTACAATCGTCGAGGCAAAAACGACCGTAGGGACTCCTATCGCAATCACAGGCACACCAAGTGTCGCCTGATCAATCGCTTTGCGCTTGTTTCCGACCCCTGATCCGGGATGAATGCCTGTATCCGATATTTGAATCGTCGTATTGACCCGGTGCAGAGCGCGGGACGCAAGAGCATCAATACAGATGACAAAATCGGGTTTGCTTTTTTCCACGACACCAAAAATGATCTCACTCGTTTCTATACCCGTAATCCCAAGGACACCCGGTGATAGCCCACTAACTTCCCGATACCCTTCTCCGACGGTTTCAGGTGCCAGTGTGTACAGATGGCGTGTAATCAACAAATTTTCCACAACCATCGGTCCCAGCGCATCTGGGGTCACATTCCAGTTACCGAGACCAACGACGAGAGCCTTTTTGTCCTCCGTGATTCCCAGCTGTTTGAGAAACATCGCAAATTCGACGGAGAATCGCTTGGCCACCTGCTCCTCGATCGATGTATCATTATCCCGCAGCTTAGGCACTTCAATCGTAAGGTAATGCCCTGGGAGCTTGCCGATTTCCTTCCCCGCTTCCTCTGTTTCCACATGTAATCTCGTTACTTTCACATTGGGCTCGCTGTCGTCAGCTTGCAGCCAAACGCCCTCAATGCCGCTCTGATTCTGCTGCTGGGCAAGCTCGTGGGCCTCCAAGGCCAGATCCGTACGAATGGAATAACCAGATAAATCAATGTTATGTGCCATGTTCATCAGCTCCTTTGATCCGAAGTGAAAAAACTACTGACCATTTTGTTCCTGCTACTAGCTTGCTTGAATCCTTCATTTTTATTCCGAATCCTTTCTTGCAAATGGGTTCGCCCCATGCTAGAATTACTTTGTTGTATGACTGTATGTCTATGGTCGTATTAAGGAGGTGACACACATGCCAAACATTAAATCCGCGATTAAACGCACCAAAACAATCGAAAAGCGTCGCGCACACCGTGCTTCTCAAAAGTCTGATCTGCGTACTTCCATCAAGAACTATGAGAAAGCTGTCGCTGCTTCCGATGTAGCATTGGCGAAATCTACTCTTCTGGTGGCTGTGAAAAAGCTGGACAAGGCCGCTTCGAAAGGTCTCATTCATAAAAACGCAGCAAACCGTCAAAAGTCTCGTTTGATGAAAAAGCTTAACGTTCTGAGCGCTCCTGTAGCGTAAGAGACCAAGCGCCAAAAAACCCCGTGAACATCTTGTTCTAGGGGTTTTTTTCTGTGAAAATCGTCACGACTGTTTTGTTCGTTCGTCATGTGCACGTGCAATGAATAATTCGAGGGCGAGACGCTTGTCCACTTGCCCTGACTTCATCCGAAAATCTTCTTCCGCCAGAATGCCCAGCAGTTTTTTCAACGACTCCTCAGAAAAATGACGCGCTTGCTCCATTGCTTTTTTCACCGCGTAAGGATGCATTTTTATCATGCCTGCCATCTGTTGCTGCGAATAACCACGTGGAGCCAATTGCTTCACATGCAGCAGCATACGGAACTGCCTCGCCAAGAGAGCCAGCAGCTTGATCGGCTCCTCTCCTGTTTTCATACAGTCATACATCATCCTGAGTGCCTTGTCCAATCTCCCCGAAGCGACCTGTTCAATCAGCGCGAATACATCCTGCTCCAGCGTACGTGCTCCGAGCAGCTCAATGACCTCGTCCGTGATGCTTTCACCCACCCCGACAAACAGGGCCATCTTTTCGATTTCCTTGTTCAGAAGGCGCAGCTCGGCTCCCACTCGCTCCACAAGCTTCATGGCTTGCTGACGATCGATTTTCGCCTCGTATTTACCCGTTTGCCGCTCTACCCAACCGTACAAATCTCCGTCTTTTAGCAACGGAAAAGGGATCACTTTCGCCTTTTGCTGCAGCGTTTTGACCAGCTTTTTTCGTTCATCGAGCTTGTCAGCTTCTGTATGTAGAATAAGCGTGGTGTAGGGAGGCGGATTTTGCAAATAATCGAGCAGAGCATCCGGGTCGCTTTCTACCTTAGTTGAAGGCTTACTTCCTGTTAAAAAGTAGGCTTGTCTGGCAATCACCAATCGATGCTCGCCTATAAACGGCAAGGTATCCGCATCCTGCAGAATTTCACTCAATCCTGTTTCGGTACAATCATACACGCTCATATTCAAATCCATAAATTCTGGATCAATCATTTCTTTACGAGCCAACGCCAAAAAATCTTCGGCCAGAAAAGACTCCGGACCGTATAAGACGTAGATCGGCGAGAATTGTTTTTGCCGTATTTCGCGAATAGCCGATAGGAGTGGCATACGTTTTCTCCCCTTTCCTTCTTATTACCTGCGTTATTATAGCACATGTTGATCAGAGCAAAGCGAAAAAAAACCGCCACCAGTGAATCGGTAGCGGTTTTTTCATCCGTTGGCACCTCTATGTAAACGTTTAGGGAAAAGCCCCGGGATTCCTCCTCCCCAAACGGTAAGCAGGGGGTGCTTGATAATGTACTATACGCAAAATCCCCGCAAGCGGTGCCGGTCCATACGCGGAAAAAGTTAGTCATTATCTTTATTTTTTTTCTTCTCTTTATTTTTTCCCTTGTCTTTCTCCTCTTGCTTGTCCCTGCCGTCGTCCTTATCGTCATTAGCAGGTTCTTTGTCTTCTCTGTCCGGATTCTCCTCCAGTCCGATCGGCCAGCCCGATGGTTGATCATCTGTCATTACTGGCGTTGGAGGTACAGCTTTCTTTGGTGGCTGTGTCGGATTCGTTTTCTTCGGTGGCGGTGTTTGCTTTTGAACGTTCTTTGCCGGTGGCTTTTTACTCTTCGTCTGAGTAGCCGATCCAGTAGACTTTTTTGTCTTGTCCTCTTCCTCTTTTGAATTCGATGATATTGGATTATTGCTTGGAGGAGTGGGAGTATCTGGCCCAGGCGTTTTAGGTTGTTCCACGGCCGCAGGCGTCATGTCCGTTCCGTTCTGGAACGAATCGACGTCTTGCTTCTTACCATCACCGCCCGAGAAAAGCATGCCAACCAATAAGCTGGCAGCGACGGCCGTACTACCAAGACTTGCCATCCACACTTTCATCCGCTTCCACTTTTTTGATTCCGGCAGCGAAGACGACTCGCGCTTAACTTCCAGAGTGGGCAGGATTTCCTCGTTCACCGCAGATTTCACCGCAGCAGGCTTTGCAGCGGCTAACTCCAGCTTGGGCAGGATAGAATCTACGATGCTGAACGGAGGTACGACAGGGGGCAGATGTTCTAATTGTTGTGACACATCTTTCAAACGGTTGTACATAAGCTGCAGATCAGCATCTTTCTGGATCATACGATAGAGCAGTTGCTGCTCTGACTCCGACAGATCTCCATCCAGATCCCGCTGCATGAGTTCAAAAATCTCTTCGTTGGTCATCAACCGATCCCCCCTTTCTGGTAGTCGTATAACAGCTCCTGTAACTGTTGCCTAGCCCGAAATAAATACGACTTTACCGTGTTAAGCGGCAAATCTAGTGCCTCCGCTATTTCTTGATAGGACAAATCCTCTAGATAGCGGAGTACTACAACCATCCGGTATTGCTTTGGCAATCTTCCGATGGCTTCCTGGATGTCATTCGACAGCCCGGTGAGAAGGATTTCTTCTTCTACGTTGTTACGATCAGGAATGATCAACTCGTGCTCGTCAATTGAGACCGTTTCCTTCTTCGCGCGAAATTTATCCATACAGACGTTGCTGACAATGCGTTGTACCCAGGTTGAGAACTTTGCTTTTTCCTGATAGGTGTCCAACTTTCGATAAATTCGAATGAGGACTTCCTGGGAAGCATCAAGCGCGTCTTGTTCGTTCCCTAGAATGTAATAAGCGCTTCGGTAAACGGAGG
This genomic stretch from Brevibacillus sp. DP1.3A harbors:
- a CDS encoding anti-sigma factor; the encoded protein is MTNEEIFELMQRDLDGDLSESEQQLLYRMIQKDADLQLMYNRLKDVSQQLEHLPPVVPPFSIVDSILPKLELAAAKPAAVKSAVNEEILPTLEVKRESSSLPESKKWKRMKVWMASLGSTAVAASLLVGMLFSGGDGKKQDVDSFQNGTDMTPAAVEQPKTPGPDTPTPPSNNPISSNSKEEEDKTKKSTGSATQTKSKKPPAKNVQKQTPPPKKTNPTQPPKKAVPPTPVMTDDQPSGWPIGLEENPDREDKEPANDDKDDGRDKQEEKDKGKNKEKKKNKDND
- a CDS encoding RNA polymerase sigma factor, whose product is MPEAELIRMAQSGDHDALVELLRSIETSVYRSAYYILGNEQDALDASQEVLIRIYRKLDTYQEKAKFSTWVQRIVSNVCMDKFRAKKETVSIDEHELIIPDRNNVEEEILLTGLSNDIQEAIGRLPKQYRMVVVLRYLEDLSYQEIAEALDLPLNTVKSYLFRARQQLQELLYDYQKGGIG